GCGGGGAAGATACCATGCGCTATGGTCCCCTCAAACCTGTGGGCTTGTTTGATGCCCGCAAGGGAGACTTCCGCGCCCCAGAAAATCAGTCGGAACGTCCTTATGCGGTAGTACAACTGCGCCAAGAAGATAAGGCGGGGCAGTTGTGGAATATGGTTGGATTTCAGACAAATTTACGCTGGGGCGAACAAAAGCGTATATTTCAAATGATTCCAGGTTTGGAAAATGCTGAATTTGTGCGTTTGGGAGTGATGCACCGCAACACGTTTATTAATGCTCCTCAGTTGTTGCAACCATCATTACAATTTAAAAACCGTCCGACTCTCTTAGGTGCGGGACAATTAATTGGTACGGAAGGTTATACAGCAGCAGCGGCTGGCGGCTGGCTGGCGGGAACGAATGCGGCGAGAATTGCTTTGGGTAAAGATTCGTTAGTTTTACCACCCACAACGATGATGGGGGCGTTATTTGAATTTATCAGTTCTGCTGCCCCGAAACATTTTCAACCGATGCCACCTAATTTTGGCATTTTGCCTGAGTTAGGCGAGAAGATTAAGAATAAACAGCTTAGATATGGTAGGTATCGCGATCGCTCTTTGTTCGATCTTGCTAGTTGGAAAGCGGGGTTATCTTTGGGATTAGCTGGGGTAATTTAGCGATCGATCTGTAAGGGCGCACAGATGTGCGTCCCTACAAATTTATGTACGCCCCTACCTCAATATTCCAGGTTAAAAAGCGCGATCGCTTCCCAATTAACTTGCTATGCTATAATATCCGAGTGCAAGGGCATATAGCTCAGTGGATAGAGCATCAGATTCCGGTTCTGAGGGTCGGGGGTTCAAATCCCTCTATGCTCGTAAAAGATAAAAACCTTGATAAAACGCCAATCTACGAAAGAACAAGACTTTCAGGGAGTGGTGCTTCAGGAGTTTCTCCACCCCCTACCAAAAAAGTTTGGGTATTCTTGAGACTTTTTGGGCGCTCTTGAGTTGGCGATCTGTGATTCAAATGCCGTCTCCCCTTCTGGTAGCAGCCAGAATTGCTCCAGGGTTAGATTCTGTAATTGGTTTACGCTCATTTTCTTTAGCTTCCTGTGATGTTAACTGAATTAAACCACTGGCGATCGCATCTAGTAATTGCCCCGTCGCACCCTCGCCGTCATAGATATAACCGAGGGTATAAGCTAGATCTTTGAGCTTACTGGGGGTATCGGGAGCGGTTCTGACATTGACGACAGAACGGTTGAGTTTCTTTCTACCCATTGCTGTTCTCCAAGGGCTCTGGTCGTCCTATTCCCAATTGCTGGAGAGTTGTTTTAACATCCTGCCAATCGAGCCCGCAGTAGTAATACTGCTTAGAACGTAAATTAGCAAGGTAATATCCTCCCTTACCTGCCTCTATCCGAAATAACTCGATCGCAATTTTCGGTATGGTTAATCCAAATTGGCGCAGTCGGTCTTCTAGAGACAGAGATGCTGGCACGTTGCGGGGGTTGTAGAATATTCTGTCGCCTGTCTTGAAACACCAGGCAGACCCCTTTTTTTCAACGACTAGGTAGTGCAGTGGATGGATAATACTAGTAGACATATGTTATGTTTTTCTTGACTATCAGGAAATGCCCCTAGTTTTACTAGAGGCATGGTGCTAATTTTACTCGCCGTTGGAATCAGATTCAGAGTCCTCGTCTTCCAAGGCTTCTAGCACGTCTTTGGTATAAGCAACGTATTCGTTTCCTTGCTGGTCTATCTCGCTCCAGATATCCTCTGCAAGGTACTCGAACTCGATTTCAGGATTGTATTCCTTTTGTCCGTTGCCGTTACCGTCTTTATTTGGATTAGTTATTTTTGCATCACCTCCTTATTTTTAGGGGAGATAAAATATCTCCCCTAAATTATTATTGCCAATCTTCCTATAAGTGTCAAGCACTTTTATTGAGAACTTCGAGTAAATTCTGCTGCTTGATATATTCCAGGTTTTCCAGCGCGATCGCATTCTTAAATTTCTGCAATCTCAGGTCGATCTGCTGCTGGATAACTGCGGTGAGAGCATTTTGGCGCTGTTCCTCGTTTTGTGCTAACTGTAGGACTAAATCGGCAGTGCGTTTTTTAGAATCGCGAATTCTTTGTTCGTTAGCTTCATTTCCCTCTACGATCGCTTTTTCATGTATGTAAAGGAATCTCAGCCACAATCGTGCAACCTGAGTTAGGAGCGGTATTAATATTTAATTCACCTCCTAAGACTTGGGCGCGATCGCGCATACTTTGCAACCCAAAACCAGTGGTATTTTGACTTAATTGAAATCCCTTACCATTATCCGCAATTGTGAATTTTAAATGGTTTTTCGTAACCTGTAATTCAATTTTCACTTCAGTAGCCGAAGCATATCTACTAATATTTGTCAATGCTTCTTGAGCAATGCGGTAAATAGCTGTAGAAACTTCTGTCGTTATGGAATCGGCAAGTTGAATTTGACATGAAGGAACAACGCCAGTAGAGCGCCCAAAATCCTCAGCCAAAGATGCGATCGCTTGCTCTAAAGAACGTCCCAACAGCGGATCGCGCAGCGCCGAAACTGACTGGCGCACATCTTGCAAAGCTTGAGAACCTAATTTTTTTGCTTGTTTGAGGAACGTGTAAGCTCTGGTAGAATCGCTGAGCCAAAGTTTAAGTGCTGTTTCTATTTGCAGATTGAGTGCTGTTAAAGAGTGTCCGAGAGAATCGTGAATTTCTCGTGCAATGCGACTGCGTTCTTGCAAAGTTGCTTGGTCTTCAATTCTCAAAGCATATTTTCGCAGTTGTTCGTTCGCGATCGCCAGTTTTTCTCGACTTTGACGCTCAGCCAAAACTGCATTCATTAATAACAACACAAAAACTAAAACTAACCCAAATAAGAATGCTAGGAGGAGCGGAAAAAAACGCAACCGTTCTTGAGCCGATGGTGGTGCGGGAATGCGATGAAAACGGCGCTGTAGCGTCAATAGGAAAAGAGTAAAAGATAAACCCGTAATTAATAATCTTCCTGGTAGCGCAAAA
This window of the Chroococcidiopsis thermalis PCC 7203 genome carries:
- a CDS encoding sensor histidine kinase, which gives rise to MTRPIQPQNHPFPFLLYLEWALLAIAIWTELLPNPSLRFPRFPLLTLLSITGFGLMGLRLPTGKLIYKIIYTAFEIVLILFTSLTGSRAIRLFPFLYLLLVTRSCLIFALPGRLLITGLSFTLFLLTLQRRFHRIPAPPSAQERLRFFPLLLAFLFGLVLVFVLLLMNAVLAERQSREKLAIANEQLRKYALRIEDQATLQERSRIAREIHDSLGHSLTALNLQIETALKLWLSDSTRAYTFLKQAKKLGSQALQDVRQSVSALRDPLLGRSLEQAIASLAEDFGRSTGVVPSCQIQLADSITTEVSTAIYRIAQEALTNISRYASATEVKIELQVTKNHLKFTIADNGKGFQLSQNTTGFGLQSMRDRAQVLGGELNINTAPNSGCTIVAEIPLHT